In Helianthus annuus cultivar XRQ/B chromosome 9, HanXRQr2.0-SUNRISE, whole genome shotgun sequence, the following are encoded in one genomic region:
- the LOC110877080 gene encoding probable caffeoyl-CoA O-methyltransferase At4g26220, translated as MAHNGLLQSDELYKYILETNVYPQEPEPLKEIRALTASHQLSFMGTSPDAGQMIEMLLKLTGAKKTLEVGVYTGYSLLLTALTIPEDGKTVAIDVNREFYEIGKPLIDKAGVEHKINFIESEALPALDKLLEDPASKGSFDFVFIDADKINYLNYHEKVINLVKVNGIIVYDNTLWYGSVAKSEDLVPETLKEGRTSVLKFNKALAMDSRVKVSMAPLGDGITICRRVY; from the exons ATGGCACACAATGGCTTGTTGCAAAGTGATGAGCTATACAAG TACATCCTGGAGACTAATGTCTACCCTCAGGAACCCGAACCGTTGAAGGAGATCAGAGCGCTTACCGCTTCACATCAGTT GTCTTTTATGGGTACTTCACCAGATGCTGGCCAGATGATTGAGATGTTGTTGAAGCTCACCGGTGCGAAAAAGACCTTAGAGGTTGGGGTTTATACGGGTTACTCGTTGCTACTAACCGCGCTTACAATTCCTGAAGATGGAAAG ACTGTAGCGATAGATGTAAATCGAGAGTTTTATGAAATCGGTAAGCCGCTTATAGACAAAGCCGGGGTCGAACACAAGATCAACTTTATCGAATCAGAGGCCCTTCCGGCTCTTGATAAACTCCTCGAAGAT CCTGCTAGCAAAGGAAGCTTCGACTTTGTTTTCATTGATGCGGACAAAATAAACTATCTTAACTATCACGAGAAAGTGATCAACCTTGTGAAGGTGAACGGGATCATTGTGTATGACAACACGCTCTGGTATGGATCTGTTGCCAAGTCTGAGGATTTGGTTCCCGAAACATTAAAAGAAGGGCGAACTAGTGTTTTAAAGTTTAACAAAGCACTTGCAATGGACTCTCGTGTGAAAGTCTCTATGGCTCCGTTAGGTGATGGCATCACCATTTGCCGGCGTGTCTATTAG